A genomic region of Desulfosarcina ovata subsp. ovata contains the following coding sequences:
- a CDS encoding transposase codes for MGDGEFDGTTLQRALNDFGWKHVSRTSSNITLYTGGEPLQIDTLAAMLPKGCYKRLRDCKITHKQYGPVNAVAWWGDDQKEPLFLVTNFSSGSKACDYYSKRFTIETFFSDQKSRGFNIDKSHLSCPQRLTRLMYASCLAYLWIVFFGYLGIGNRFV; via the coding sequence CGGGCATTAAATGATTTCGGATGGAAGCATGTATCCAGAACGTCATCCAATATTACGCTCTACACCGGTGGTGAACCCTTGCAGATCGACACCCTTGCGGCCATGTTGCCAAAAGGCTGTTATAAAAGATTGCGAGATTGCAAAATCACGCATAAACAATACGGTCCTGTTAATGCTGTTGCCTGGTGGGGCGATGATCAAAAAGAGCCCTTATTCCTGGTTACCAATTTCTCATCCGGTTCGAAAGCTTGCGATTATTATTCAAAGCGCTTTACGATCGAAACGTTTTTCAGCGATCAGAAAAGCCGAGGCTTTAACATTGACAAAAGCCATCTATCGTGTCCGCAGCGGTTAACCCGACTGATGTACGCCAGTTGCTTGGCTTATTTATGGATCGTTTTTTTTGGGTATCTTGGCATTGGAAACCGGTTTGTATAA